A window of Notolabrus celidotus isolate fNotCel1 chromosome 11, fNotCel1.pri, whole genome shotgun sequence contains these coding sequences:
- the LOC117821193 gene encoding proline-rich receptor-like protein kinase PERK2, producing the protein MSFANHCFNVVHSLYGCSIPRPMALDASKRSAPSLPTPTTPSVPSTPSTPSTPSTPQFIVPPSPPATATPRHTLNPPSAPMPISQRYRPYSVTSPLGAPSPSSPGLRGFSFFGPSPGSAGLSVPPNTPVPVPPASPQSLTLSSPRARNPPSTSTSTTTTPAVPPSPRSHARQAAFASRIPPSRYLLCYSHVSVRCSCKQQY; encoded by the coding sequence ATGAGTTTTGCCAATCATTGTTTCAATGTTGTCCACAGTCTTTATGGGTGTAGTATTCCTCGTCCTATGGCATTGGATGCATCCAAGAGGTCCGCCCCATCTCTCCCCACCCCTACCACACCCTCTGTACCTTCTACTCCCTCTACCCCGTCTACCCCCTCTACCCCACAGTTTATTGTCCCTCCTAGCCCACCTGCCACTGCTACTCCCAGACACACTCTCAACCCCCCTTCAGCCCCCATGCCCATCTCTCAGCGCTATCGGCCTTACTCCGTCACCTCTCCCTTGGGGGCCCCTTCCCCTTCCAGCCCTGGTCTCAGAGGCTTTAGTTTCTTCGGACCCTCTCCTGGTTCCGCAGGGCTCTCTGTTCCTCCCAACACCCCAGTCCCTGTGCCACCAGCAAGCCCTCAGTCCCTGACCTTGAGCTCACCTAGGGCTCGCAACCCTCCCTcaacctccacctccaccaccaccactcctGCAGTCCCCCCTTCTCCCAGATCACATGCCCGACAGGCTGCCTTTGCTTCCAGGATTCCACCATCTAGGTATCTTCTGTGCTATTCGCATGTCAGTGTGCGGTGCTCATGCAAGCAACAATACTAA
- the LOC117822176 gene encoding nicotinamide/nicotinic acid mononucleotide adenylyltransferase 1-like — protein MEGQDVTKVVLLACGSFNPITNMHLRMFELARDQLEDTSQYRVVKGIISPVGDGYKKKGLIEACHRLEMARLATEDSDWITVDAWEGLQPDWVETAKVVRHHNDEMHAAEQNSDDVDTVKFPKKRRREENQFEGSSCYKRRDVSQLMLLCGADVLESFGVPNLWKQDDITEILGHGLVCITRSGNDPYKFIHQSDALWKHRKNIHVVREWVTNEISATHVRRALRRGRSVRYLLPDKVVHYIRENDLYSAESEQNNADVVLAPFQRYTGASSTRPVRPVCLSFHTLAMMGSPPSALHSHQVTANETAINMLANFRGTWDPISTANLDGYMIALGISLPLRKIVLMLKLRKVIEQQGDQFIIKTTSTFRNYNISFRVGQEFEEFTKGLDNRHVKSLVKWEGSKLVCEQVGEKKVRGWAHWIEEEKLHVEMYCEGEVCKQVFKRNVNE, from the exons ATGGAGGGTCAGGATGTAACCAAAGTGGTCCTACTGGCTTGTGGGTCCTTCAACCCCATCACAAACATGCACCTGAGGATGTTTGAACTGGCTCGAGACCAGCTGGAAGACACAA GTCAGTACAGGGTGGTGAAAGGTATCATCTCTCCTGTGGGTGACGGCTATAAGAAGAAGGGTTTGATTGAGGCCTGCCATCGGCTGGAGATGGCCAGACTGGCCACAGAGGATTCGGACTGGATCACTGTAGACGCCTGGGAGGGTTTGCAGCCAGACTGGGTGGAGACAGCTAAAGTTGTTCG GCATCACAATGATGAAATGCATGCAGCAGAGCAGAACAGTGATGATGTGGACACAGTCAAATTCCCAAAAAAGAGACGCAGAGAGGAGAATCAATTTGAGGGTTCATCTTGTTACAAAAGGAGAG ATGTCTCTCAGCTGATGCTGCTCTGTGGTGCGGATGTCCTAGAGTCCTTTGGGGTTCCGAATCTGTGGAAGCaggatgacatcactgagattTTAGGCCACGGTTTGGTTTGCATCACTCGCTCTGGCAACGACCCCTACAAGTTCATCCACCAATCAGACGCCCTGTGGAAGCACCGCAAGAACATCCATGTGGTCCGAGAGTGGGTGACCAATGAGATCTCAGCAACTCACGTTCGCCGGGCCTTGCGTCGAGGTCGGAGTGTCAGGTACCTCCTGCCTGACAAAGTGGTTCACTACATACGAGAGAACGACCTCTACAGTGCTGAGAGCGAGCAGAATAATGCAGATGTGGTTCTAGCACCATTTCAGAGATACACAGGTGCCTCCTCTA CGAGACCAGTCCGACCCGTCTGTCTATCCTTCCACACCCTTGCAATGATGGGATCACCTCCCTCAGCCTTACACAGTCATCAGGTGACAGCGAATGAG ACAGCTATCAACATGCTAGCCAACTTCCGTGGTACATGGGACCCCATCAGCACTGCCAACCTTGATGGCTACATGATTGCTCTGG GAATCAGTCTTCCCCTGCGAAAGATCGTTCTAATGCTGAAGCTGAGGAAGGTGATTGAACAGCAAGGGGACCAGTTCATCATCAAAACAACCAGCACCTTCCGAAACTACAACATCTCCTTCAGAGTGGGTCAGGAGTTTGAAGAGTTTACCAAGGGACTGGACAACAGACATGTCAAG TCACTGGTGAAATGGGAAGGGAGTAAACTGGTGTGTGAGCAGGTTGGAGAGAAGAAGGTCCGAGGCTGGGCTCACTGGATTGAAGAGGAAAAGCTTCATGTG GAGATGTACTGTGAGGGAGAAGTCTGCAAGCAGGTTTTCAAGAGGAACGTGAATGAGTGA
- the lzic gene encoding protein LZIC: protein MASRGKSETGKLRQNMEEQLDRLMQQLQDLEECREDLDEEEYEETKKETLEQLSEFNDSLKKIMTGDMTLVDELSGMQLAIQAAISQAFKTPEVIRLFAKKQPGQLRTRLAEMDRDVMVGKLSRHVFTQQKMEILTALRKLGEKLTSEDETFLTENATASLSQFEKVTANSGSEDKIMALACSGVKTKAS from the exons ATGGCTTCTCGAGGAAAATCTGAAACTGGAAAATTGAGGCAAAATATGGAAGAGCAACTTGACAGACTGATGCAGCAGCTTCAGGATCTGGAGGAGTGCAg AGAAGACCTGGATGAGGAGGAGTatgaagagacaaaaaaagaaacattagaACAGCTGAGTGAATTCAATGACTCCCTGAAGAAGATCATGACGGGGGACATGACACTTGTGGATGAACTCAGTGGAATGCAGCTG GCAATCCAGGCTGCTATCAGCCAGGCATTCAAAACCCCAGAGGTGATCCGGCTTTTTGCAAAGAAGCAGCCGGGACAGCTGAGGACCAGACTGGCAGAG ATGGATCGGGATGTCATGGTGGGGAAACTATCGCGGcatgtgttcacacagcagaaaaTGGAAATCCTCACAGCCTTGAGAAAACTTGGAGAGAAG CTCACTTCAGAGGATGAGACTTTTCTAACCGAAAATGCAACAGCTTCTCTCAGCCAGTTTGAAAAAGTGACTGCAAATTCAG GCTCTGAAGACAAAATAATGGCTTTGGCTTGCTCCGGGGTGAAAACAAAGGCAtcttaa